A section of the Streptococcus oriscaviae genome encodes:
- a CDS encoding MucBP domain-containing protein, which yields MKLKKKNKTILGLLSIVIAIFLFSPAKSEAQDSTSSSRVSYSFAEKSSIPEEHLRLLKEGFPTEIAKADEEKFILVYQMKETSPSSGTTVEMTDNSKETTSSEEATKLVGHLPNTSDSNTAPLVFMGVGLLVSVIYMALVNRKANRFIWLIVLSGVGLSAYYSLHISAQSSILKDVVVKYVPKGQSMVYKPESIEGYDYIGYIYFVPSLPVQPERVEITSEESRTSVTTTTSEPLTISSITTTSEEPSTSTTTIEEPTTSTSTTTIEEPTTSTSTATIEEPTTSTSTTTIEEPTTSTSTATIEESTASTSTTTIEEPTASTSTTTSEEPTTSTSTTTSEEPTTSTSTTTIEEPTTSTSTTTIEELTTSTSTTTSEEPTTSTSTTTIEELTTSTSTTTSEEPTTGTSTTTSEEPTTSTSTTTSEEPTTSTSTTTIEELTTSTSTTTSEEPTTSTSTTTSEEPTTSTTTTSEEPQIPSEEPKGKVRVNYYLLEIVNGEGGVLIGDDFVMPGFSMEMGYAPTMVAPPTLLEGKIGSGYEVLPLEIKGFTLYDSYNEVIRGEFKDELTEIDFYYSINKGSDYQEGYVAANFLLEDGTAFALKRYMAGLVGLPYDVPIPQLDNYQFIKIDGPATGYYSKEDIPEVSLTYKDIRNTSLTVLHLTEDGQELGREVIRGVAGKKYSLERVYPVYHYFYSFVGIEGGERTGRFTEEPQTVVYRYNYAFSEGVVKINYLNQKGDGIYLSGGEPTSVSGPFDTNYTIEPFQGNDYYELTHTEGDLTGTFDRKPREVNFYYRERGPAEVTVNYLTEDNQLLKSRTLKGKNGLPYSVDTAYSDGYELVRHEGELSGVYSSEQAKTVTLYYRELPEAGPVTVKFVDVVTNDILSTLTYSGYVGNQYTSWNSYNGSDIYELVEITGAPEKGYFIPEEQTITYHLKRKKHSLWVVHTSTDYFFQRNLRKSEKIEAITGGTYTITPIDNIEYVVDQVEGGNLSGEIPYGDNTVYVHYIKNPNRSGINFLYSNTMYVEFAAPTFVRGNIGETYTAPIKQFKGMLYVGSDSTDEAGNDFFIFKPEDQTITLFYDFKASVIVKHVYRNNPEYNTEVVLEGVVDSEYITEPILREGTIQAEIEGDATGYYPGYGEPPLVVTYYYD from the coding sequence ATGAAACTGAAAAAGAAAAATAAGACCATTTTAGGCCTCCTGTCAATTGTGATTGCTATCTTCCTTTTTTCTCCTGCAAAGTCGGAGGCTCAAGATAGTACATCCTCAAGTAGGGTAAGTTATTCCTTTGCAGAAAAATCCAGTATTCCAGAGGAACATTTGCGTCTGTTAAAGGAAGGTTTTCCTACGGAAATTGCCAAGGCAGATGAGGAAAAATTCATTTTGGTTTACCAAATGAAGGAAACTTCTCCTTCGTCGGGTACAACAGTGGAAATGACAGATAACTCAAAGGAAACGACAAGTAGTGAAGAGGCGACTAAGCTAGTTGGACATTTGCCAAATACTAGTGATAGTAACACAGCCCCTCTTGTTTTTATGGGGGTAGGTCTTCTTGTTTCAGTTATCTACATGGCTTTAGTTAATCGTAAAGCGAATCGCTTTATTTGGTTAATTGTACTTTCTGGAGTGGGGTTATCTGCCTACTATTCGCTTCACATATCAGCTCAATCATCTATTTTGAAGGATGTCGTTGTGAAGTATGTACCTAAAGGTCAGTCTATGGTATATAAACCGGAATCAATTGAGGGATACGACTACATTGGTTATATTTACTTTGTACCATCTTTACCAGTTCAACCGGAGAGGGTCGAAATTACTTCCGAGGAATCCAGGACGAGTGTGACAACAACTACTAGCGAACCCCTAACTATAAGTTCGATTACCACAACAAGCGAAGAACCCTCGACAAGCACTACGACCATTGAGGAGCCGACAACCAGCACCAGCACTACGACCATTGAGGAGCCGACAACCAGCACCAGCACTGCGACTATTGAGGAGCCGACAACCAGCACCAGCACTACGACCATTGAGGAGCCGACAACCAGCACCAGCACTGCAACTATTGAGGAGTCGACAGCCAGCACCAGCACTACGACCATTGAGGAGCCAACAGCCAGCACCAGCACTACAACAAGTGAGGAGCCGACAACCAGCACCAGCACTACAACAAGTGAGGAGCCGACAACCAGCACCAGCACTACGACCATTGAGGAGCCGACAACCAGCACCAGCACTACGACCATTGAGGAGCTGACAACCAGCACCAGCACTACAACAAGTGAGGAGCCGACAACCAGCACCAGCACTACGACCATTGAGGAGCTGACAACCAGCACCAGCACTACAACAAGTGAGGAGCCGACAACCGGCACCAGCACTACAACAAGTGAGGAGCCGACAACCAGCACCAGCACTACAACAAGTGAGGAGCCGACAACCAGCACCAGCACTACGACCATTGAGGAGCTGACAACCAGCACCAGCACTACAACAAGTGAGGAGCCAACAACCAGCACCAGCACTACGACGAGTGAGGAACCAACAACCAGCACCACAACAACTAGTGAAGAGCCTCAAATTCCGTCGGAAGAGCCAAAAGGTAAGGTTCGTGTTAATTATTACCTCCTTGAGATTGTAAATGGTGAAGGAGGGGTATTAATAGGTGACGACTTTGTCATGCCAGGCTTTAGTATGGAGATGGGTTACGCACCAACAATGGTGGCTCCACCTACATTGTTGGAAGGGAAAATTGGTTCAGGTTATGAAGTGCTGCCACTAGAAATCAAGGGGTTTACACTTTATGATTCCTACAATGAAGTAATAAGGGGAGAATTCAAGGACGAACTAACGGAAATAGATTTCTACTATAGCATCAATAAAGGTAGTGACTACCAAGAGGGTTATGTCGCTGCTAACTTTCTGTTAGAAGATGGAACAGCTTTTGCACTGAAGAGATATATGGCTGGGCTGGTTGGTTTACCATATGATGTGCCTATTCCTCAACTAGATAATTATCAGTTTATCAAAATTGATGGACCTGCGACGGGTTACTATAGTAAGGAAGATATTCCAGAAGTTTCGCTGACCTATAAAGATATTCGCAATACCTCTTTGACAGTTCTTCATCTGACAGAGGATGGGCAAGAATTGGGTCGAGAGGTAATTCGAGGAGTCGCGGGTAAAAAATACTCATTAGAGCGTGTTTATCCTGTCTATCATTATTTTTATAGTTTCGTAGGTATTGAAGGCGGAGAAAGAACAGGACGATTTACAGAAGAACCCCAGACAGTCGTTTATCGCTACAACTATGCATTCTCAGAAGGTGTAGTTAAGATTAATTATTTAAACCAAAAAGGCGATGGCATCTACCTTTCTGGAGGGGAACCAACCAGTGTTTCAGGTCCCTTTGATACCAATTACACTATTGAACCGTTCCAGGGGAATGACTATTATGAACTTACACATACTGAAGGAGATTTGACAGGTACCTTTGATCGGAAACCGAGAGAAGTTAATTTCTATTATCGGGAAAGAGGACCGGCAGAGGTGACAGTAAACTATCTCACCGAAGATAATCAGTTGTTAAAATCTAGAACATTAAAAGGGAAGAATGGTCTCCCGTACTCAGTTGATACAGCATACAGCGATGGATATGAATTGGTTCGCCATGAGGGAGAACTTTCTGGTGTCTACTCTAGTGAACAAGCTAAAACAGTGACACTTTACTACCGAGAGCTTCCAGAAGCAGGGCCTGTTACAGTTAAGTTTGTAGATGTAGTAACCAACGACATCCTCTCTACATTAACGTATAGTGGTTATGTTGGGAATCAATATACAAGTTGGAATAGTTATAATGGCAGTGATATTTATGAACTAGTTGAAATCACTGGTGCACCAGAAAAAGGATACTTTATTCCAGAAGAACAGACGATTACTTATCATCTAAAACGGAAAAAGCATTCTCTTTGGGTAGTACACACAAGTACCGATTATTTCTTTCAAAGGAACTTGAGAAAAAGCGAAAAGATAGAGGCTATTACAGGTGGAACTTATACGATTACTCCAATAGATAATATCGAGTATGTTGTTGATCAAGTGGAGGGTGGAAATCTAAGTGGAGAGATACCATATGGAGATAACACCGTTTATGTTCACTATATTAAAAATCCAAACCGCTCAGGTATCAATTTCCTTTATTCCAACACCATGTATGTAGAATTTGCAGCTCCAACATTTGTTAGAGGCAATATTGGCGAAACCTACACTGCTCCGATTAAGCAGTTTAAAGGGATGTTGTATGTCGGATCTGATAGTACAGACGAAGCTGGAAATGATTTTTTTATCTTTAAACCAGAAGATCAAACCATTACCTTATTCTATGATTTCAAAGCTAGCGTTATTGTAAAACACGTCTATCGCAATAATCCTGAGTACAATACAGAGGTAGTATTAGAAGGTGTTGTTGATAGTGAATATATTACAGAACCGATTCTCAGAGAAGGTACAATACAAGCAGAAATAGAAGGTGATGCAACAGGTTATTATCCAGGATATGGAGAGCCACCTCTTGTTGTGACTTACTATTATGATTAA
- a CDS encoding TM2 domain-containing protein, which yields MNYAQSFLMANMSSFPADKLPILQKEVEQLDDQAITTLMMTEIKNPTTALLISIFVGELGIDRFYVGHKELGILKLSLLVISFVTLFILIGFFLLPILYIWKIVDIFLIMGACKQANFERLIQQLNYVKMAQKSQVAKTQGPVKEDAVEVVEEAPVDVIVTEHIEETSLVEEEAVVQEETVAQEEIVNEPVVSDEGSEERSE from the coding sequence ATGAATTACGCACAATCATTTTTAATGGCCAATATGAGCTCTTTCCCAGCAGATAAGCTTCCGATTTTGCAAAAGGAAGTGGAACAACTGGATGACCAAGCTATCACAACCCTGATGATGACGGAAATAAAAAATCCAACAACAGCCCTTCTTATTTCTATTTTTGTAGGAGAATTGGGAATTGACCGTTTTTATGTTGGTCATAAAGAATTAGGGATTTTAAAACTCAGTTTACTAGTCATATCTTTTGTAACCCTATTTATTTTGATTGGATTTTTCCTCCTTCCGATTCTCTATATCTGGAAGATAGTGGATATTTTTCTTATCATGGGAGCTTGCAAACAGGCGAATTTTGAGCGGCTTATCCAGCAGCTGAATTATGTAAAAATGGCACAGAAAAGCCAGGTCGCTAAGACGCAAGGGCCTGTGAAAGAAGATGCGGTAGAAGTAGTTGAAGAAGCACCGGTAGATGTGATTGTAACAGAACACATTGAAGAAACGAGTCTTGTAGAAGAAGAAGCTGTGGTTCAAGAAGAAACTGTGGCTCAAGAAGAGATTGTAAATGAGCCAGTTGTTTCTGACGAAGGTTCAGAGGAACGTTCGGAATAA
- a CDS encoding TM2 domain-containing protein, giving the protein MSRFSDTYLAANAANLPAEALPMLRERLDALDESQTAFILATELKSPTTALIFSILLGSFGADRFYIGQVGLGVAKLFLSWLTFGIWVLVDWFLIMNATKRANLEKLNMALMAATAGR; this is encoded by the coding sequence ATGTCACGTTTTTCTGATACTTACCTTGCAGCGAATGCTGCGAACCTTCCAGCTGAAGCTCTTCCAATGCTTCGTGAACGTTTGGATGCTCTTGATGAATCACAAACAGCTTTTATCTTGGCAACAGAGTTGAAGAGTCCAACAACTGCTTTGATTTTTTCTATTCTTTTGGGTTCTTTCGGAGCAGATCGCTTCTACATCGGTCAGGTTGGTCTTGGTGTTGCTAAGTTGTTCTTGTCTTGGTTAACATTTGGAATCTGGGTCTTGGTTGACTGGTTCCTTATCATGAATGCTACCAAGCGCGCTAACCTTGAAAAGTTGAACATGGCTTTGATGGCAGCAACAGCAGGTCGTTAA
- a CDS encoding VanZ family protein → MGSKKITIFLFLIYLSFLTWIILFKMDLTNLFQARYATRSLNLIPFAGTAVYNGVLDYQEILLNILCFIPFGMYMEMLFRKASWVVNLTVICLVSLAYEVIQYGFMIGIADITDLLANGLGGAIGINILYMLTSIWREKTYGRLNALALAVTVCYCLLVVAFM, encoded by the coding sequence ATGGGTTCTAAAAAAATCACAATCTTTTTATTTCTCATCTATCTCTCCTTTTTGACTTGGATAATCCTATTTAAAATGGACTTGACCAACCTTTTTCAAGCCAGATACGCCACTCGTAGTTTAAATCTCATTCCTTTTGCGGGAACAGCAGTATACAATGGCGTTTTGGACTATCAGGAAATTCTCCTCAATATTCTTTGTTTCATTCCTTTTGGCATGTATATGGAAATGCTCTTTCGTAAAGCTTCTTGGGTGGTTAATCTGACGGTCATTTGTTTGGTAAGTCTAGCTTATGAAGTGATTCAATATGGATTCATGATTGGAATTGCAGACATCACGGACTTGCTAGCAAATGGACTGGGCGGAGCAATTGGGATCAACATCCTCTATATGTTGACGAGCATCTGGAGAGAGAAAACTTACGGTCGTTTAAATGCTCTGGCTCTGGCGGTGACAGTGTGTTACTGTCTTCTGGTTGTTGCTTTTATGTAA
- the queG gene encoding tRNA epoxyqueuosine(34) reductase QueG, with protein MNIKEEIKNLAQEIGISKIGFTSADDFDYLEKSLRAAVEEGRSSGFEHKNIEERIRPKLSLASAKTIISIAVAYPRHLPQQPQNRGFKRGKISPSSWGVDYHYILQDKMEQLARRIEQLTADFEYKGMVDTGALVDTAVARRAGIGFIGKSGLVISKEFGSYMFLGELITNLEIEPDQPVDYDCGDCNRCVQACPTSCLIGDGTMNARRCLSFQTQDKGMMALEFRKKIKTVIYGCDICQICCPYNKGISNPPIVAIDPELAQPELLPFLELSNGQFKEQFGQLAASWRGKNILQRNAIIALANAHDRSAIPKLLEIIDKKQNPIHMATAIWALSQLVKEPNDDLLDFIEAIQTEHPDVLAEREAFMTIAKNRQV; from the coding sequence ATGAATATAAAAGAAGAAATTAAGAATCTGGCTCAAGAAATTGGGATTTCCAAGATTGGGTTTACAAGTGCAGACGACTTTGATTATTTGGAAAAATCCTTGCGGGCAGCAGTTGAAGAGGGGCGTTCTTCGGGTTTTGAACATAAAAATATCGAGGAGCGTATTCGTCCAAAACTGAGTTTGGCTTCAGCCAAGACGATTATTTCCATAGCAGTAGCTTATCCGCGTCACTTGCCTCAGCAGCCTCAAAACAGAGGATTTAAACGAGGGAAAATTAGCCCTAGCTCTTGGGGAGTTGACTACCATTATATTTTACAGGATAAGATGGAACAGTTGGCGCGTAGGATTGAGCAATTGACAGCCGATTTTGAATACAAGGGGATGGTCGATACGGGAGCCCTAGTAGATACAGCCGTTGCCAGACGGGCTGGGATTGGTTTTATCGGGAAGAGCGGCTTGGTTATTTCAAAAGAGTTCGGCTCTTATATGTTTCTAGGAGAGCTGATTACCAATCTGGAGATTGAGCCCGACCAGCCAGTTGATTACGATTGTGGTGATTGTAATCGTTGCGTTCAGGCTTGCCCCACCTCTTGTCTGATTGGTGATGGAACAATGAATGCGAGGCGTTGCCTCTCTTTTCAAACTCAGGACAAGGGAATGATGGCGCTGGAGTTTCGGAAAAAAATTAAAACGGTGATTTATGGTTGCGACATCTGCCAGATTTGCTGTCCTTACAACAAAGGTATCAGTAACCCACCGATTGTTGCTATTGATCCGGAATTGGCTCAACCAGAGCTGCTTCCATTTTTGGAGCTATCCAATGGACAGTTCAAAGAACAGTTTGGACAGTTAGCAGCCAGCTGGAGAGGAAAGAATATCCTTCAGCGCAATGCCATCATCGCTTTGGCAAATGCCCATGACCGCTCCGCAATTCCTAAATTATTGGAAATTATTGATAAAAAACAAAATCCTATCCACATGGCAACAGCGATTTGGGCACTCAGTCAGTTGGTCAAAGAACCTAACGACGACTTGTTAGACTTCATAGAAGCCATTCAGACAGAGCATCCCGATGTCTTGGCAGAACGAGAAGCATTCATGACAATAGCCAAAAATAGACAAGTGTGA